In the genome of Streptomyces sp. V2I9, one region contains:
- a CDS encoding LysR family transcriptional regulator, producing the protein MIEARHLRVLRAVSATGSFSAAARELGCTQPAVSQQMKALEASAGTTLLIRTGREMRLTQAGEALVRHASGILAGLTAAEEEVAAIAGLRAGRVRLVSFPSGSSTLVPGALAALRAEHPGTRVSLVEAEPPRSVDLLREGDCDIALAFRYGAGGGEWDDLVVRPLLTDRLIGLLPEGHRLAEAASVSIGELAGEAWIAGCPRCRRQLVEVCEEAGFAPRIDFATDDYPAVMGLVGAGLGVAVLPELAVESVRPKGARAVPVEPAIEREIVALTLPDLARVPAVAATLDRLARTAAR; encoded by the coding sequence GTGATCGAAGCCCGCCACCTCCGTGTCCTGCGCGCCGTGTCCGCCACCGGCTCGTTCTCCGCCGCCGCCCGCGAACTCGGCTGCACCCAGCCCGCCGTCAGCCAGCAGATGAAGGCCCTGGAGGCGTCGGCCGGCACCACGCTGCTGATCCGTACCGGACGCGAGATGCGCCTCACCCAGGCAGGCGAGGCGCTGGTACGGCACGCCTCCGGCATCCTCGCCGGGCTGACCGCCGCCGAGGAGGAGGTCGCCGCCATCGCCGGGCTGCGGGCCGGACGGGTCCGCCTGGTCTCCTTCCCCAGCGGCAGCTCCACCCTGGTTCCGGGGGCGCTGGCCGCGCTGCGCGCCGAGCACCCCGGCACGCGGGTCTCTCTCGTCGAGGCCGAGCCGCCGCGCTCGGTGGACCTGCTGCGCGAGGGCGACTGCGACATCGCGCTGGCGTTCCGCTACGGGGCGGGCGGCGGCGAATGGGACGACCTGGTGGTCCGGCCGCTGCTCACCGACCGGCTGATCGGCCTCCTGCCGGAGGGGCACCGGCTGGCGGAGGCGGCGAGCGTCTCCATCGGGGAGCTGGCGGGGGAGGCGTGGATCGCGGGCTGTCCGCGCTGCCGGCGTCAGCTCGTCGAGGTCTGCGAGGAGGCCGGGTTCGCCCCCCGCATCGACTTCGCCACCGACGACTACCCGGCGGTGATGGGCCTCGTCGGGGCCGGGCTCGGCGTGGCGGTGCTGCCGGAGCTGGCCGTCGAGTCGGTACGCCCCAAGGGGGCCAGGGCCGTGCCGGTCGAGCCCGCGATCGAGCGGGAGATCGTCGCGCTGACCCTGCCGGACCTGGCCAGGGTCCCGGCGGTGGCGGCCACGCTGGACCGGCTCGCGCGGACGGCCGCCCGCTGA
- a CDS encoding PQQ-binding-like beta-propeller repeat protein — protein MPDAQQPWYEPGAPQQPVPGNPYVSGPGAPQAYDPPPPGGAGYGPPTPPPPPPPGRRFGRGPVVAAVVALVLVVVAGGVYAATDWGRSEPAKPVAKKSPGPTASASPSSAPPAGGPELSHIPTTKEVAAARKPGEAAAWIADDRTDIPKQINKVHDLWIVGDTAVQALYRKVTAYRLSDGAEVWSLTLPSAVCETPANPTPDGKVVVFRHERPDNERGNRCNQMQMIDLKTGKQGWQKKLDEPGDEDSTFIVYSAISGDVLSVAQGMVATTYRMSDGGKLYEIPRENKGKCVPDDVAGGASRLLVSSECMVAVERGTNYGQVRELDPRTGKVLWRYRTEAGWRFGSLISMDPVVFTVFNDKNTASDWRITVLDPGGKHRVTFDARGKGFEECAGTGSGGDIQPCRGASVGKGLIMLGGQDQAGAYDVKTGKFLWGIKDNRMRRLYPLRAEAGNAMLIYEAAGPSTPGRTFLMGPRGAGTETNIVKHPAATARWEYEMSMGHTAYVDGRLVLTPTHVSGDENRKPVREARMLSFAAGTP, from the coding sequence ATGCCCGACGCGCAGCAGCCCTGGTACGAACCAGGCGCGCCGCAGCAGCCCGTTCCCGGTAATCCGTACGTCTCGGGGCCCGGTGCGCCGCAGGCGTACGACCCGCCGCCTCCGGGCGGTGCGGGCTACGGGCCACCGACGCCTCCCCCGCCCCCGCCGCCGGGCCGCCGGTTCGGCCGGGGCCCGGTCGTCGCCGCGGTCGTCGCGCTGGTGCTCGTGGTCGTGGCGGGCGGGGTGTACGCCGCCACCGACTGGGGACGGAGCGAGCCCGCGAAGCCCGTGGCGAAGAAGTCGCCCGGCCCCACCGCCTCGGCGTCGCCGTCCTCCGCTCCCCCGGCCGGCGGCCCGGAGCTGAGCCACATCCCGACGACGAAGGAGGTCGCCGCCGCGCGGAAGCCGGGCGAGGCGGCGGCGTGGATCGCCGACGACAGGACCGACATTCCCAAGCAGATCAACAAGGTCCACGACCTGTGGATCGTCGGCGACACCGCCGTCCAGGCCCTGTACCGGAAGGTCACGGCCTACCGGCTCTCGGACGGCGCCGAGGTCTGGAGCCTGACCCTGCCCTCCGCCGTCTGCGAGACACCGGCCAACCCGACGCCCGACGGCAAGGTCGTGGTCTTCCGTCACGAGCGGCCGGACAACGAGCGCGGCAACCGGTGCAATCAGATGCAGATGATCGATCTGAAGACCGGGAAGCAGGGGTGGCAGAAGAAACTCGACGAGCCCGGTGACGAGGACAGTACGTTCATCGTCTACAGCGCCATCAGCGGCGACGTGCTCTCCGTCGCCCAGGGCATGGTGGCCACCACCTACCGGATGAGCGACGGGGGCAAGCTCTACGAGATTCCCCGCGAGAACAAGGGGAAGTGCGTCCCTGATGACGTGGCGGGCGGCGCCTCCCGGCTCCTGGTGAGCTCCGAGTGCATGGTCGCCGTCGAGCGGGGCACGAACTACGGCCAGGTGCGCGAGCTCGACCCCCGTACCGGCAAGGTTCTGTGGCGCTACCGGACCGAGGCCGGCTGGAGGTTCGGCAGTCTGATCTCCATGGACCCGGTCGTCTTCACCGTCTTCAACGACAAGAACACCGCGTCCGACTGGCGGATCACGGTCCTGGATCCCGGAGGCAAGCACCGCGTCACCTTCGACGCCCGCGGCAAGGGCTTCGAGGAGTGCGCCGGCACCGGGTCCGGCGGGGACATCCAGCCCTGCCGGGGCGCGTCGGTCGGCAAGGGCCTCATCATGTTGGGCGGTCAGGACCAGGCCGGGGCGTACGACGTCAAGACCGGGAAGTTCCTGTGGGGGATCAAGGACAACCGGATGCGGAGGCTCTATCCCCTGCGCGCGGAGGCCGGCAACGCGATGCTCATCTATGAGGCGGCCGGACCGAGCACTCCCGGCCGGACCTTCCTGATGGGTCCGCGCGGCGCCGGTACGGAGACGAACATCGTGAAGCATCCGGCGGCGACCGCCCGGTGGGAGTACGAGATGTCCATGGGCCACACCGCCTACGTCGACGGCCGGCTCGTGCTGACGCCGACGCACGTCAGCGGCGACGAGAACCGGAAACCGGTCCGCGAGGCCCGCATGCTGTCCTTCGCCGCCGGGACACCCTGA
- a CDS encoding MOSC domain-containing protein — MKLLTVNTGRPRLSPHTDGPEGLTGIDKRPAEGPVEVRDPGPKGAGGSGLAGDTVCDLRHHGGSDQAVYAYAREDLDAWERELGGRTLANGVFGENFTTLGVDVSGALIGERWRVGTDLVLEVTSGRIPCRTFAGHLGERGWVRRFTRHGVTGAYLRVIEPGTVRAGDPVEIVHRPDHGVTAALQFRAVTTERTLLPALLAAGEALHPEALRKAREYAGRQS; from the coding sequence ATGAAGCTGCTGACCGTGAACACCGGCCGCCCCCGCCTCTCCCCCCACACCGACGGCCCGGAGGGCCTGACCGGGATCGACAAGCGACCGGCGGAAGGCCCGGTCGAGGTGCGCGATCCGGGGCCCAAGGGGGCCGGCGGGAGCGGTCTCGCCGGGGACACCGTGTGCGACCTGCGCCATCACGGCGGCAGCGACCAGGCGGTGTACGCGTACGCCCGCGAGGACCTGGACGCCTGGGAGCGGGAGCTGGGCGGCCGGACCCTGGCCAACGGGGTGTTCGGCGAGAACTTCACGACCCTGGGCGTGGACGTCAGCGGCGCGCTGATCGGCGAGCGCTGGCGGGTGGGGACGGACCTCGTGCTGGAGGTGACCTCGGGGCGCATCCCGTGCCGGACCTTCGCCGGGCACCTCGGCGAGCGGGGATGGGTCCGGCGGTTCACCCGGCACGGCGTCACCGGCGCGTATCTGCGGGTGATCGAACCGGGGACCGTCCGGGCCGGGGACCCCGTCGAGATCGTGCACCGGCCGGACCACGGGGTCACCGCCGCCCTGCAGTTCCGGGCCGTGACGACCGAGCGCACCCTGCTGCCCGCCCTGCTGGCCGCCGGGGAGGCGCTGCACCCCGAGGCGCTGCGCAAGGCGCGGGAGTACGCCGGGCGGCAGAGCTGA
- a CDS encoding VOC family protein yields the protein MQKITPCLWYDGQALEAAEHYVTIFGGDSRILGTTSYGESGPGETGSVLTVDFRLAGQDYMGLNGGPQFPFTEAISLSVDCADQAEVDRFWDALSEGGETGQCGWLKDRYGVSWQIVPNELPRLLADPDPAKADRTMKAMLAMTKLDIQALRDA from the coding sequence AGAAGATCACCCCCTGTCTCTGGTACGACGGCCAGGCCCTGGAGGCCGCCGAGCACTACGTCACGATCTTCGGCGGTGACTCCCGGATCCTGGGCACCACCTCCTACGGGGAGTCCGGCCCCGGCGAGACGGGCTCCGTGCTCACCGTCGACTTCCGGCTCGCGGGCCAGGACTACATGGGGCTCAACGGCGGTCCCCAGTTCCCGTTCACCGAGGCCATCTCGCTCTCCGTGGACTGCGCCGACCAGGCCGAGGTGGACCGGTTCTGGGACGCGCTCTCCGAGGGCGGCGAGACGGGGCAGTGCGGCTGGCTCAAGGACCGCTACGGGGTGTCCTGGCAGATCGTGCCGAACGAACTGCCGCGCCTGCTGGCCGACCCGGACCCGGCGAAGGCCGACCGGACCATGAAGGCGATGCTCGCCATGACCAAGCTGGACATCCAGGCCCTGCGCGACGCCTGA
- the groES gene encoding co-chaperone GroES — protein sequence MSTTSSKVAIKPLEDRIVVQPLDAEQTTASGLVIPDTAKEKPQEGVVLAVGPGRFENGERLPLDVKTGDVVLYSKYGGTEVKYNGEEYLVLSARDVLAIIEK from the coding sequence GTGTCGACCACCAGCTCCAAGGTTGCGATCAAGCCGCTCGAGGACCGCATTGTGGTCCAGCCGCTCGACGCCGAGCAGACCACGGCTTCCGGCCTGGTCATTCCGGACACCGCGAAGGAGAAGCCCCAGGAGGGCGTCGTCCTCGCCGTGGGCCCGGGCCGCTTCGAGAACGGCGAGCGGCTTCCGCTCGACGTCAAGACCGGCGACGTCGTCCTGTACAGCAAGTACGGCGGCACCGAGGTGAAGTACAACGGCGAGGAGTACCTCGTCCTCTCGGCCCGCGACGTCCTCGCGATCATCGAGAAGTAA
- a CDS encoding multicopper oxidase family protein gives METNGGRRRLKRVLITLAVVVGVFGAAVGGSFAWLWTSADVSTVGTVRFGTELAVPPLARSTVDEDGTRVFDLRMRAGSTEFRKGVATPTWGFDGDHLGPTLRAKRGERVKVRVRNTLDEASSVHWHGMHLPAAMDGGPHQTVAAGSTWTPHWKVDQPAATLWYHPHPHGATERHVQRGLAGMFLLDDENTDRLKLPKTYGVDDLPVMVQDVTFDGARFDHGHRFLANTGFLGERTMVNGTLDPYAEVRDERVRLRLLNASTARIYTFGFSDSRAFALVGTDGGLVPAPASMDRVQLSPGERAEVVVTMRPGERTVLRSYPWRHGTGWERRFDGGDDSFDVLQLRAADRLRPSPAVPARLAADRGLELPEAGDSVRGRHFELRRSGINGRPMVMDRIDETVTRGTTEVWTLRNGGDMTHNFHVHDVQFRVLDVDGKRPEPALRGRKDTVAVPMGSTVRIALRFDGPPDPDIPYMYHCHLLSHEDDGMMGQFVVVERGQRAGAPPRHAGH, from the coding sequence ATGGAGACCAACGGGGGAAGACGGCGGCTGAAACGCGTACTCATCACGCTGGCGGTGGTGGTGGGCGTGTTCGGGGCGGCGGTGGGCGGCTCGTTCGCCTGGCTGTGGACGAGCGCCGACGTCAGCACGGTGGGCACGGTCCGGTTCGGCACCGAGCTGGCGGTGCCGCCGCTCGCGCGCTCGACGGTGGACGAGGACGGCACGCGCGTCTTCGATCTGCGGATGCGGGCCGGGAGCACGGAGTTCCGGAAGGGGGTGGCGACCCCGACGTGGGGGTTCGACGGCGACCATCTGGGCCCCACGCTGCGGGCGAAGCGCGGTGAGCGGGTGAAGGTCCGGGTGCGCAACACGCTCGACGAGGCGTCCAGCGTGCACTGGCACGGGATGCACCTGCCCGCCGCCATGGACGGCGGACCGCACCAGACGGTGGCGGCGGGCTCCACGTGGACCCCGCACTGGAAGGTCGACCAGCCGGCCGCGACGCTCTGGTACCACCCGCACCCGCACGGGGCGACGGAGCGTCATGTGCAGCGGGGCCTGGCCGGGATGTTCCTGCTCGACGACGAGAACACCGACCGGCTGAAGCTGCCGAAGACGTACGGGGTGGACGACCTGCCGGTGATGGTGCAGGACGTCACCTTCGACGGGGCGAGGTTCGACCACGGGCACCGGTTCCTGGCCAACACCGGCTTCCTGGGCGAGCGGACGATGGTGAACGGCACGCTCGACCCGTACGCGGAGGTCCGCGACGAGCGCGTACGGCTGCGCCTGCTGAACGCCTCGACCGCCCGGATCTACACCTTCGGGTTCTCCGACAGCCGCGCGTTCGCCCTGGTGGGGACGGACGGCGGACTGGTGCCGGCGCCTGCCTCGATGGACCGGGTGCAGCTCTCGCCGGGGGAGCGGGCGGAGGTCGTCGTGACGATGCGGCCGGGTGAGCGGACGGTGCTGCGCAGCTATCCGTGGCGGCACGGCACCGGCTGGGAGCGCCGGTTCGACGGGGGCGACGACTCCTTCGACGTCCTCCAGCTGCGGGCGGCCGACCGGCTGCGCCCCTCCCCCGCGGTGCCGGCCCGGCTGGCGGCGGACCGGGGGCTGGAACTGCCGGAGGCCGGGGACTCGGTGCGCGGCCGCCACTTCGAACTGCGCCGGTCGGGGATCAACGGGCGGCCGATGGTGATGGACCGGATCGACGAGACGGTCACGCGGGGGACGACGGAGGTGTGGACGCTGCGCAACGGCGGCGACATGACCCACAACTTCCATGTGCACGATGTGCAGTTCCGGGTGCTGGACGTGGACGGCAAGCGGCCGGAGCCGGCGCTGCGGGGCCGCAAGGACACGGTGGCGGTGCCGATGGGTTCGACGGTGCGGATCGCGCTGCGGTTCGACGGCCCGCCCGATCCGGACATCCCGTACATGTACCACTGCCATCTGCTGTCCCACGAGGACGACGGGATGATGGGCCAGTTCGTGGTGGTGGAGCGGGGGCAGCGGGCGGGTGCGCCGCCCCGGCACGCGGGGCACTAA
- a CDS encoding SDR family oxidoreductase: MTTALITGATAGIGAAFARRLAAQGHNLVLVARDTERLRDQATELHDRHGIEAEVLSADLSTDGGIEAVEKRLAERRHPVDLLVNNAGFGNKGRFLEVSMADELTMLKVHCEAVLRLTSAAVAGMRERGRGGVVNVASVAAFVPRGTYGASKSWVVQFTQGAARDLAGSGVRLMALCPGFVRTEFHERAGMGTDNIPSWMWLDADKLVASALEDLTRGKTVSIPDPRYKALMGLVKVAPRGLLGGVTSRTGRTYGPQ; the protein is encoded by the coding sequence ATGACGACTGCACTGATCACGGGCGCGACGGCGGGCATCGGGGCCGCGTTCGCGCGGCGGCTCGCGGCCCAGGGGCACAACCTGGTGCTGGTGGCGCGCGACACCGAGCGGCTGCGCGACCAGGCCACCGAACTGCACGACCGGCACGGCATCGAGGCCGAGGTGCTGAGCGCCGACCTGTCCACGGACGGCGGTATCGAGGCGGTCGAGAAGCGGCTCGCGGAACGCAGACACCCGGTCGATCTGCTGGTCAACAACGCGGGCTTCGGCAACAAGGGGCGCTTCCTGGAGGTGTCCATGGCCGATGAGCTGACGATGCTGAAGGTGCACTGCGAGGCGGTGCTGCGGCTGACCTCGGCGGCGGTCGCCGGGATGAGGGAGCGGGGCCGGGGCGGGGTCGTCAACGTGGCGTCCGTCGCGGCGTTCGTGCCGCGCGGTACGTACGGGGCGTCCAAGTCCTGGGTGGTGCAGTTCACCCAGGGCGCGGCGCGGGACCTGGCCGGTTCCGGGGTGCGGCTGATGGCCCTGTGCCCCGGATTCGTCCGTACGGAGTTCCACGAGCGGGCCGGGATGGGCACGGACAACATCCCGAGCTGGATGTGGCTCGACGCGGACAAGCTGGTGGCCTCGGCGCTGGAGGACCTGACGCGGGGGAAGACCGTGTCGATCCCGGACCCTCGCTACAAGGCGCTGATGGGGCTGGTGAAGGTCGCGCCCCGCGGTCTGCTCGGCGGGGTCACCTCACGGACGGGTCGCACGTACGGCCCCCAGTAG
- a CDS encoding DUF6234 family protein, whose product MTHHESRLPGRPDARAASRSSPSSGCADPLAGLLMVVAEVALAALLAIWFGLRHWAGAAGPPATAPATDGTPTVVVSVFAAAAALAAVALLRARWHWAGGMQVVVALALGAAALASLVEGSGQEPPAPAPSYRSPPCLSGGDSDECARSGG is encoded by the coding sequence ATGACGCATCACGAGAGCCGCCTGCCCGGAAGGCCGGACGCGAGAGCCGCGTCGCGGTCGTCGCCGTCCTCGGGCTGCGCGGACCCGCTGGCGGGGTTGCTGATGGTGGTCGCGGAGGTGGCGCTCGCCGCCCTCCTGGCGATCTGGTTCGGCCTGCGGCACTGGGCAGGGGCGGCCGGACCCCCCGCCACCGCGCCGGCCACGGACGGGACCCCCACCGTGGTGGTGTCCGTCTTCGCGGCAGCGGCCGCCCTCGCCGCCGTGGCCCTGCTGCGCGCCCGGTGGCACTGGGCCGGCGGGATGCAGGTGGTGGTCGCCCTGGCGCTGGGGGCGGCGGCACTCGCCTCCCTGGTCGAGGGATCCGGCCAGGAGCCTCCCGCCCCCGCCCCCTCCTACCGCTCACCGCCCTGTCTCAGCGGGGGCGACAGCGACGAATGCGCGCGCAGCGGGGGCTGA
- a CDS encoding polysaccharide deacetylase family protein yields the protein MKWHRKGVVVLAALLAAAVASGCAAAPEKGGGGGGSAAGGGPVKSATGQQGEAAPQAGPARAPETYAEKTAKKQAARALAAKRWGLARTPLAAPEPPAVKPRITTRQGFEVRDDAGLPPVFTTVPTKEKIVFLTMDDGAEKDPELLRMMTELDIPYSAFLSDYVTNDDYGYFEKMQRRGVTLSNHTLNHRYLPGLSAAEQKREICGQQEKILKHYGKRPTLFRPPYGNYNRDTLVAAKSCGITAVPLWASEAFPDRMEWREWDRDLHPGDIILTHFRGEEDWKGSMPDMIRQVMKTVTDKGYAVAKLEDYV from the coding sequence ATGAAGTGGCACAGAAAGGGCGTCGTCGTGCTGGCGGCCCTGCTGGCCGCCGCCGTCGCCTCCGGATGTGCGGCGGCACCGGAGAAGGGCGGAGGCGGGGGTGGGAGCGCGGCCGGCGGCGGGCCCGTGAAGTCCGCCACCGGTCAGCAGGGCGAGGCCGCCCCGCAGGCCGGCCCCGCCCGCGCCCCGGAGACGTACGCGGAGAAGACCGCGAAGAAGCAGGCCGCACGGGCCCTCGCCGCGAAGAGATGGGGGCTCGCCAGGACCCCGCTCGCGGCCCCCGAGCCGCCGGCGGTGAAGCCGCGCATCACCACCCGCCAGGGGTTCGAGGTCCGGGACGACGCGGGGCTGCCGCCCGTCTTCACCACCGTCCCGACCAAGGAGAAGATCGTCTTCCTGACGATGGACGACGGTGCCGAGAAGGACCCCGAGCTGCTGCGGATGATGACCGAACTGGACATTCCGTACAGCGCGTTCCTCAGCGACTACGTCACCAACGACGACTACGGCTACTTCGAGAAGATGCAGCGGCGCGGGGTGACCCTCAGCAACCACACCCTCAACCACCGCTATCTGCCCGGCCTCTCCGCCGCCGAGCAGAAGCGGGAGATCTGCGGCCAGCAGGAGAAGATCCTCAAGCACTACGGGAAGCGGCCCACCCTCTTCCGCCCGCCGTACGGCAACTACAACCGCGACACCCTCGTCGCCGCCAAGTCCTGCGGGATCACCGCCGTACCCCTGTGGGCCTCCGAGGCGTTCCCGGACCGCATGGAGTGGCGCGAGTGGGACCGGGACCTGCACCCCGGCGACATCATCCTCACCCACTTCCGGGGCGAGGAGGACTGGAAGGGCTCGATGCCCGACATGATCCGCCAGGTCATGAAGACCGTCACGGACAAGGGGTACGCGGTGGCGAAGCTGGAGGACTACGTCTGA
- a CDS encoding class I SAM-dependent methyltransferase: MGRVNASTSSASADDPARAAFAALRTPEGEQLLAGLRDHDPADELATATRLRRTYPAELVSAALGQARLRQRAAAKFGAEDAYRMFFTPNGVEQATRTSVAAHRAARFAGLGVRSVADLCCGIGGDAIELARAGISVLAVDRDPLTAEVARANAAALGLDGLIEVRCADVTEIDTSPYDAVFVDPARRGGRGRIFDPEAYSPPLSWATAAALRAPRAALKIAPGVPHEAIGPEAEAEWISVGGDVKEAVLWYGEGFAPGTFRATLLPSGATLSAPAPLPAPPVGPVGRYLYEPDGAVIRAHLVADIVERCGGRLVDETIAYVTSDEPYSSPYVSGYEITDQLPFNMKKLKALLREREVGVLTVKKRGSAVEPEELRRRMKLAGPNAATVFLTRVAGAPTMLVGHPLN, translated from the coding sequence ATGGGCCGGGTGAACGCTTCGACCTCCTCCGCCTCGGCCGACGACCCCGCCCGCGCCGCCTTCGCCGCGCTGCGCACCCCCGAGGGCGAGCAGCTGCTGGCCGGGCTGCGCGACCACGACCCCGCCGACGAACTGGCCACCGCGACCCGGCTGCGCCGCACGTACCCGGCGGAGCTGGTGTCGGCGGCGCTGGGCCAGGCGCGGCTGCGGCAGCGGGCGGCGGCGAAGTTCGGGGCCGAGGACGCGTACCGGATGTTCTTCACGCCCAACGGGGTCGAGCAGGCCACCCGCACCTCGGTCGCCGCCCACCGCGCGGCCCGGTTCGCCGGGCTCGGCGTGCGGAGCGTGGCGGATCTGTGCTGCGGCATCGGCGGGGACGCGATCGAGCTGGCCCGCGCAGGGATCTCCGTGCTCGCCGTGGACCGCGATCCGCTGACCGCCGAGGTGGCCCGCGCCAACGCGGCGGCGCTGGGCCTGGACGGGCTGATCGAGGTGCGGTGCGCCGATGTCACGGAGATCGACACCTCCCCGTACGACGCGGTCTTCGTGGACCCGGCCCGGCGCGGGGGCCGGGGCAGGATCTTCGACCCGGAGGCGTACTCGCCGCCGCTGTCCTGGGCGACTGCCGCCGCGCTGCGGGCCCCGAGGGCGGCCCTGAAGATCGCTCCGGGCGTCCCGCACGAGGCGATCGGCCCGGAGGCGGAGGCGGAGTGGATCTCGGTCGGCGGGGACGTCAAGGAGGCGGTGCTCTGGTACGGGGAGGGCTTCGCGCCCGGCACGTTCCGGGCCACCCTGCTGCCGTCCGGCGCGACCCTGTCCGCCCCGGCCCCGCTGCCGGCCCCGCCGGTGGGCCCGGTCGGGCGCTACCTGTACGAGCCGGACGGCGCGGTGATCCGGGCGCACCTGGTCGCCGACATCGTGGAGCGGTGCGGCGGGCGGCTGGTGGACGAGACGATCGCGTACGTCACGAGCGACGAGCCGTACTCCTCCCCGTACGTGTCCGGGTACGAGATCACCGATCAACTGCCCTTCAACATGAAGAAGTTGAAGGCGCTGCTACGGGAGCGGGAGGTCGGCGTGCTGACCGTCAAGAAGCGCGGCTCGGCGGTCGAGCCGGAGGAGCTGCGCCGCCGGATGAAGCTCGCGGGCCCGAACGCGGCGACGGTCTTCCTGACCCGCGTGGCGGGCGCGCCGACGATGCTGGTCGGCCACCCGCTGAACTGA
- the groL gene encoding chaperonin GroEL (60 kDa chaperone family; promotes refolding of misfolded polypeptides especially under stressful conditions; forms two stacked rings of heptamers to form a barrel-shaped 14mer; ends can be capped by GroES; misfolded proteins enter the barrel where they are refolded when GroES binds), with amino-acid sequence MAKILKFDEDARRALERGVNKLADTVKVTIGPKGRNVVIDKKFGAPTITNDGVTIAREVELDDPYENLGAQLVKEVATKTNDVAGDGTTTATVLAQALVREGLRNVAAGASPAALKKGIDAAVKAVSEELLATARPIDDKADIAAVAALSAQDPQVGELIADAMDKVGKDGVITVEESNTFGLDLEFTEGMAFDKGYLSPYMVTDQERMEAVLDDPYILIHQGKIGSIQELLPLLEKVIQAGASKPLLIIAEDVEGEALSTLVVNKIRGTFNAVAVKAPGFGDRRKAMLGDIATLTGATVIAEEVGLKLDQAGLDVLGTARRVTVSKDDTTIVDGGGNAEDVKGRVNQIKAEIESTDSDWDREKLQERLAKLAGGVCVIRVGAATEVELKEKKHRLEDAISATRAAVEEGIVSGGGSSLVHAVKVLEGNLGKTGDEATGVAVVRRAAVEPLRWIAENAGLEGYVITSKVAELDKGQGFNAATGEYGDLVKAGVIDPVKVTRSALENAASIASLLLTTETLVVEKPAEEEGDAGHGGHGHSH; translated from the coding sequence ATGGCGAAGATTCTGAAGTTCGACGAGGACGCCCGTCGCGCCCTTGAGCGCGGCGTCAACAAGCTTGCCGACACGGTCAAGGTGACGATCGGCCCCAAGGGCCGCAACGTCGTCATCGACAAGAAGTTCGGTGCCCCCACCATCACCAACGACGGTGTCACCATCGCGCGCGAGGTCGAGCTCGACGACCCGTACGAGAACCTGGGCGCCCAGCTCGTCAAGGAGGTGGCGACCAAGACCAACGACGTAGCGGGTGACGGCACCACCACCGCGACCGTCCTGGCCCAGGCGCTCGTCCGCGAGGGCCTGCGCAACGTCGCCGCCGGCGCCTCCCCGGCCGCCCTGAAGAAGGGCATCGACGCCGCCGTCAAGGCCGTGTCCGAGGAGCTCCTCGCGACCGCCCGTCCGATCGACGACAAGGCCGACATCGCCGCCGTGGCCGCGCTCTCCGCGCAGGATCCGCAGGTCGGCGAGCTCATCGCGGACGCGATGGACAAGGTCGGCAAGGACGGTGTCATCACCGTCGAGGAGTCCAACACCTTCGGTCTGGACCTGGAGTTCACCGAGGGCATGGCCTTCGACAAGGGCTACCTGTCCCCGTACATGGTGACCGACCAGGAGCGTATGGAGGCCGTCCTCGACGACCCGTACATCCTGATCCACCAGGGCAAGATCGGCTCCATCCAGGAGCTGCTCCCGCTCCTGGAGAAGGTCATCCAGGCCGGTGCCTCCAAGCCGCTCCTGATCATCGCCGAGGACGTCGAGGGCGAGGCGCTCTCCACCCTCGTCGTCAACAAGATCCGCGGCACGTTCAACGCCGTCGCGGTGAAGGCGCCGGGCTTCGGTGACCGCCGCAAGGCCATGCTCGGCGACATCGCCACCCTCACGGGTGCGACCGTCATCGCCGAAGAGGTCGGTCTCAAGCTCGACCAGGCCGGTCTGGACGTGCTCGGCACCGCCCGCCGCGTCACCGTCTCCAAGGACGACACGACCATCGTCGACGGCGGCGGCAACGCCGAGGACGTCAAGGGCCGCGTCAACCAGATCAAGGCCGAGATCGAGTCCACGGACTCCGACTGGGACCGCGAGAAGCTCCAGGAGCGCCTTGCGAAGCTGGCCGGCGGCGTGTGCGTCATCCGCGTCGGCGCCGCCACCGAGGTGGAGCTCAAGGAGAAGAAGCACCGCCTCGAGGACGCCATCTCCGCCACCCGCGCCGCGGTCGAGGAGGGCATCGTCTCCGGCGGTGGCTCCTCCCTCGTCCACGCCGTGAAGGTCCTGGAGGGCAACCTCGGCAAGACCGGCGACGAGGCCACCGGTGTCGCGGTCGTCCGCCGCGCCGCCGTCGAGCCGCTGCGCTGGATCGCCGAGAACGCCGGCCTGGAGGGTTACGTCATCACCTCCAAGGTCGCCGAACTCGACAAGGGCCAGGGCTTCAACGCCGCCACCGGCGAGTACGGCGACCTGGTCAAGGCCGGCGTCATCGACCCGGTCAAGGTCACCCGCTCCGCCCTGGAGAACGCCGCGTCCATCGCGTCGCTGCTGCTCACGACCGAGACCCTGGTCGTCGAGAAGCCGGCCGAGGAAGAGGGCGACGCCGGTCACGGCGGCCACGGCCACTCCCACTAG